A window from Pangasianodon hypophthalmus isolate fPanHyp1 chromosome 16, fPanHyp1.pri, whole genome shotgun sequence encodes these proteins:
- the gid8b gene encoding glucose-induced degradation protein 8-B homolog, translating to MMSYAEKPEDITRDEWMEKLNNVHVQRADMNRLIMNYLVTEGFKEAAEKFRLESGIEPSVDLDSLDERIKIREMILKGQIQEAIALINSLHPELLDTNRYLYFHLQQQHLIELIRLRETEAALEFAQTQLAEQGEESRECLSEMERTLALLAFDNPEDSPFGDLLNMMQRQKVWSEVNQAVLDYENRESTPKLAKLLKLLLWAQNELDQKKVKYPKMTDLSKGTIEDPK from the exons ATGATGAGTTATGCTGAAAAGCCCGAGGACATAACTCGAGACGAATGGATGGAAAAGCTCAACAACGTCCACGTTCAGCGGGCAGACATGAATCGGCTCATCATGAATTATCTGGTGACAG aggGTTTTAAGGAGGCAGCAGAGAAATTCAGACTGGAATCAGGAATCGAGCCAAGTGTTGACCTGGACTCACTAGATGAGAGGATAAAGATCAGAGAGATGATTCTGAAGGGCCAGATTCAGGAGGCCATTGCACTGATCAACAGTCTGCATCCTGAACTTCTAGATACTAATCGCTACCTGTACTTCCATCTCCAg CAGCAGCACCTGATTGAGTTAATTCGCCTGCGGGAGACCGAGGCGGCGCTGGAGTTTGCACAGACGCAGCTGGCTGAGCAGGGCGAGGAGAGTAGAGAGTGTCTGTCTGAGATGGAGCGCACGCTGGCACTGCTGGCCTTTGATAACCCTGAGGACTCACCATTTGGAGATCTCCTCAACATGATGCAGAGACAGAAG GTGTGGAGTGAAGTAAACCAAGCTGTCCTGGACTATGAGAACCGAGAGTCGACGCCCAAACTGGCAAAACTCCTAAAACTTCTGTTGTGGGCTCAGAATGAACTGGATCAGAAGAAAGTCAAGTACCCTAAAATGACTGATCTGAGCAAGGGCACTATCGAGGACCCCAAGTAG